The Synchiropus splendidus isolate RoL2022-P1 chromosome 11, RoL_Sspl_1.0, whole genome shotgun sequence genome contains a region encoding:
- the grxcr1a gene encoding glutaredoxin domain-containing cysteine-rich protein 1 codes for MEESRVTPEQEKPQKRVRFRVASGNSGRVLKEIFKDEGPSDSLDSDCTSSSDRASTPSTTGDGHLCGCLGSELDDSESEPDDLLMYAGATKDWSFTTKRVNILSKNGTVRGVKHKVSAGQTLFENLPESNGLEQLLEFGRIVIYTTSFRVVRTTFERCELVRKIFQNHRVKFVEKNIALDFEYGKELEERCKRVGEPPSLPVVFIDGHYLGGAEKILGMNESGELQDLLTKIERVQQPQTCQTCGGFAFIPCPMCHGSKMSVFRNCFTDSFKALKCTSCNENGLQPCASCSH; via the exons ATGGAGGAGTCACGGGTCACGCCGGAGCAGGAGAAGCCACAGAAGCGGGTGAGATTCCGCGTGGCTTCTGGGAACAGTGGCAGAGTCCTGAAGGAGATTTTCAAAGACGAAGGACCATCTGACTCCTTGGATTCGGACTGTACCAGCAGTTCGGACCGAGCCAGTACTCCGTCCACTACTGGAGATGGACACTTGTGCGGATGCCTGGGCTCCGAACTGGACGACAGTGAGAGTGAACCTGATGATCTGCTCATGTACGCCGGGGCCACAAAGGACTGGTCCTTCACCACCAAGCGGGTCAACATTCTCAGTAAAAACGGGACCGTGAGGGGAGTTAAGCACAAAGTGAGCGCGGGTCAAACTCTTTTTGAAAACCTTCCAGAATCCAACGGT ctggagcagctgcttgAATTCGGCCGGATCGTGATCTACACGACAAGTTTCCGAGTGGTCAGGACCACCTTTGAGCGATGTGAGCTGGTGCGCAAAATCTTCCAGAACCACAGGGTGAAGTTCGTGGAGAAGAACATTGCTCTGGACTTTGAATAcgggaaggagctggaggagcgcTGCAAACGCGTGGGAGAGCCTCCCTCGCTACCTGTGGTGTTCATTGACGGACACTACCTCGGG GGCGCTGAGAAAATACTAGGCATGAATGAATCAGGAGAGCTCCAGGATCTTCTGACAAAAATTGAG AGGGTCCAGCAACCCCAGACGTGCCAGACCTGCGGGGGCTTTGCCTTCATCCCGTGCCCAATGTGCCATGGCAGTAAGATGTCTGTGTTCCGCAACTGCTTCACAGATTCCTTCAAAGCCCTCAAGTGCACTTCCTGCAACGAGAACGGCCTGCAGCCGTGCGCGAGCTGCAGCCACTGA
- the slc30a9 gene encoding zinc transporter 9: MFPSLAHRPWHIVCRLTLQHRASLSQRPPRIQHCHGWQSGGVHNVWLSSHDCRVASLGFTQVQYYSTSGDNKDDPPKPGPGDAPVAESILSSAAKTALNTPGSTAQKLTKAETIQVKVRAVLKKREYGAKYTQNNFITAVRAMNEFCLKPSDLEQLRKIRRRSPHDDTEAFTVFLRSDVEAKALDVWGSHEALARERKLRKEVEREYQENIFRNQQLLKEYKDFWGNTKPRSGKRTTFMQGPGKVVMVAICINGLNFFFKLLAWVYTGSASMFSEAIHSLADTCNQALLALGISQSIRNPDAVHPYGFSNMRYIASLISGVGIFMMGAGLSWYHGIMGLLHPEPIESLLWAYCILAGSLVSEGATLLVAINEIKRSAHQQGVSFYEYVMQSRDPSTNVVLLEDTAAVLGVILAAGCMGLTSLTGNPYYDSLGSLGVGTLLGTVSAFLIYTNTEALLGRSIQAERVQKLTEFLENDPAVRAIHDVKATDMGLSKVRFKAEVDFDGRVVTRSYLEKQDIDQILNDIQLVKTPEELENFMLKHGENIIDTLGAEVDRLEKELKQRNPEVRHVDLEIL, encoded by the exons ATGTTCCCCAGTCTGGCCCACAGACCGTGGCATATCGTCTGCAGGCTGACTTTGCAGCACCGGGCGTCCCTGTCACAAAGACCCCCGAGGATTCAGCATTGTCATG GGTGGCAAAGTGGAGGGGTGCATAATGTGTGGCTCAGCTCCCACGATTGCAGAGTTGCTTCTCTTGGATTCACTCAAGTCCAGTATTACTCAACTTCTGGTGACAACAAGGATGACCCCCCGAAACCTGGACCAGGTGATGCACCAGTTGCTGAAAGCATTTTGTCCAGTGCTGCAAAAACCGCCCTGAATACGCCAG GATCAACTGCGCAAAAGCTAACAAAAGCTGAAACCATTCAAGTCAAAG TCCGGGCAGTTCTGAAGAAACGGGAATATGGAGCCAAGTACACACAGAACAATTTTATCACTGCTGTGAGAGCAATGAATGAGTTCTGTTTAAAGCCAAG TGACCTGGAACAGCTAAGGAAAATCAGACGACGGAGTCCTCATGACGACACAGAGGCTTTCACTGTGTTTCTACGCTCAGATGTGGAGGCAAA AGCATTGGATGTTTGGGGAAGCCATGAAGCTCTGGCCAGAGAAAGAAAACTCAGAAAGGAAGTAGAGAGAGAATACCAAGAGA ATATTTTCCGAAATCAACAGTTGCTGAAGGAATACAAAGACTTCTGGGGAAATACAAAG CCCCGATCTGGAAAGAGGACTACTTTTATGCAAGGACCAGGGAAGGTGGTTATGGTCGCCATCTGCAT CAATGGTCTGAActtcttcttcaagctgctGGCGTGGGTCTACACTGGGTCAGCCAGCATGTTCTCAGAGGCCATCCACTCACTGGCTGACACCTGCAACCAGGCTCTGCTCGCTCTGGGGATCAGCCAATCAATCCGCAACCCTGACGCTGTGCACCC ATATGGCTTCTCCAACATGCGCTACATCGCCTCCCTCATCAGTGGCGTGGGGATTTTCATGATGGGGGCGGGCCTGTCCTGGTACCATGGCATCATGGGACTTCTTCACCCGGAGCCAATTGAATCTCTGCTTTGG GCCTACTGTATATTGGCGGGGTCTCTGGTCTCAGAAGGGG CAACGTTACTTGTGGCAATCAATGAGATCAAGAGGAGTGCCCACCAACAGGGAGTGTCTTTCTATGAATATG TCATGCAGAGTCGAGACCCCAGCACAAACGTGGTGCTGCTGGAAGACACTGCTGCTGTGCTGGGAGTCATTTTGGCTGCGGGCTGCATGGGCCTGACCTCCCTCACAG GTAACCCTTACTACGACAGTTTGGGCTCTTTGGGGGTCGGAACCTTGCTGGGCACCGTCTCCGCATTCCTCATCTACACTAACACAGAAGCACTGCTGGGCAGGTCCATCCAGGCAGAGCGTGTGCAGAAGCTGACTGAGTTTCTGGAGAACGATCCTGCTGTCAG AGCCATCCACGACGTGAAGGCCACTGACATGGGTCTGAGTAAAGTTCGCTTTAAGGCAGAAGTCGACTTTGATGGCCGAGTCGTGACCCGCTCTTATCTGGAGAAGCAAGACATTGACCAAATCCTCAAT GACATTCAGCTGGTGAAGaccccagaagagctggagaactTCATGCTGAAACATGGGGAGAACATCATTGACACTCTGGGAGCTGAAGTGGACCGTttggagaaagagctgaag CAACGTAATCCTGAGGTTCGCCACGTGGATTTGGAGATCCTATAA